One Prevotella melaninogenica DNA window includes the following coding sequences:
- a CDS encoding HU family DNA-binding protein translates to MKNKNKMTKADIINEIATSTGIAKKDVSAVVESFMETIKDSLLEKKENVYLRGFGSFIVKHRAEKTARNISKNTTITIPAHDFPSFKPAKTFIEDMKK, encoded by the coding sequence ATAAAGAACAAAAACAAAATGACGAAAGCAGATATCATCAATGAGATTGCAACGTCTACTGGCATCGCCAAGAAGGACGTTTCAGCTGTGGTTGAGTCTTTTATGGAAACCATCAAAGACAGTTTGTTGGAGAAGAAAGAAAATGTATACCTTCGTGGTTTCGGTAGCTTCATCGTTAAGCACCGCGCGGAAAAGACAGCTCGTAACATCTCAAAGAACACGACTATCACTATCCCAGCACACGATTTCCCAAGTTTCAAGCCAGCAAAGACCTTCATCGAGGATATGAAGAAATAA
- the coaW gene encoding type II pantothenate kinase, with protein sequence MKISIGIDVGISTTKIVGIREGKVIKPLRIKATDPVTSLYGAFGKYLYDNRIDLSEVERVMLTGVGAHYIDKPVYGLPTAKADEFLADGLGAQFESKLQRMIVVSMGTGTSLVLCDGNEIRHIGGIGIGGGTLSGLSRLLLQTDNINEIIALANKGDISRINLQIKDISTSPLPGLPMDATASLFANAQANASREDIALGLIGLVLQSIGSATILSSLNSDIRDFVLIGNLSLLPQCELLFPVMEKIYDVRFIIPKNSEYCTAIGAALQADNIETV encoded by the coding sequence ATGAAGATTTCCATCGGTATAGATGTGGGTATTTCAACAACCAAGATTGTTGGAATCAGAGAGGGAAAGGTTATTAAACCTTTGCGTATCAAGGCTACTGATCCAGTAACGTCCTTGTATGGAGCTTTTGGAAAATATCTATATGACAATAGGATAGACCTGTCTGAGGTTGAGCGTGTTATGCTTACGGGTGTAGGTGCTCACTATATTGATAAGCCTGTTTATGGACTTCCAACGGCTAAGGCTGATGAGTTTTTGGCTGATGGCTTAGGTGCTCAGTTTGAGTCGAAGTTGCAACGTATGATTGTTGTTTCTATGGGTACGGGTACCTCACTTGTACTTTGTGATGGCAATGAGATACGTCATATTGGTGGTATCGGTATTGGTGGCGGTACGTTGAGTGGTCTTTCACGTTTGTTGTTACAGACTGATAACATTAACGAAATCATTGCTTTGGCTAATAAGGGAGATATTTCTCGTATCAATCTTCAGATTAAAGACATCTCAACCAGTCCACTTCCAGGCTTGCCAATGGATGCTACTGCATCTCTCTTTGCCAATGCGCAGGCTAATGCAAGTCGTGAAGATATTGCCTTAGGCTTGATAGGTCTGGTGTTACAGTCTATCGGTTCAGCAACAATCTTGAGCTCTTTGAATAGCGATATCCGTGACTTTGTACTCATAGGTAATCTTAGTTTGTTGCCACAATGCGAACTCCTTTTCCCTGTTATGGAGAAGATATACGATGTTCGCTTTATTATTCCGAAGAATTCTGAGTATTGTACGGCAATCGGTGCAGCTTTGCAAGCAGATAACATTGAGACAGTTTAA
- a CDS encoding TrpB-like pyridoxal phosphate-dependent enzyme: MAQQKRFILDEKDIPTQWYNIQADMPTKPLPPLHPATRKPMTAEDLSEIFSKECAKQELDCEHDWIDIPKEVLEMYKYYRSTPLVRAYALEKALGTPAHIYFKNESVNPLGSHKVNSAIPQCYYCKQEGVTNVTTETGAGQWGAALSYAAKVYGLEAAVYQVKISMQQKPYRSLIMRTFGAMVEGSPSMSTRAGKDIVTRDPTHPGSLGTAISEAIELARTTPNCKYTLGSVLNHVALHQTIIGLEAEKQMEMAGEYPDKVIACFGGGSNFGGIAFPFMRHNILEGKKTEFIAAEPNSCPKLTRGKFEYDFGDEAGYTPLLPMFTLGHDFKPANIHAGGLRYHGAGVIVSQLLKDGYMCGMDIPQLESFEAGILFSRTEGIIPAPESCHAIAAAIREAKKAKETGKEDVILFCLSGHGLIDMTAYDTYFNGDLRNYTLSDNEIEKNLGTVPKV; this comes from the coding sequence ATGGCACAACAGAAAAGATTTATACTTGACGAGAAAGATATCCCTACACAGTGGTATAATATTCAGGCAGACATGCCCACTAAGCCCCTTCCCCCACTTCATCCGGCTACACGTAAGCCAATGACAGCAGAGGATCTTTCTGAAATTTTCAGTAAGGAATGTGCAAAACAAGAACTTGATTGTGAGCATGATTGGATTGATATTCCTAAAGAAGTGTTGGAGATGTATAAGTATTATCGCTCCACACCTCTTGTCCGTGCGTATGCTTTGGAGAAAGCATTAGGCACACCAGCACATATCTATTTCAAGAATGAAAGTGTAAATCCACTTGGCTCACATAAGGTTAATTCTGCTATCCCTCAGTGTTACTATTGCAAGCAGGAAGGTGTAACGAATGTCACAACAGAGACTGGTGCGGGTCAATGGGGCGCAGCACTATCCTACGCAGCAAAGGTATACGGACTTGAAGCAGCGGTTTATCAGGTAAAGATTTCCATGCAACAGAAACCTTATCGTTCGCTGATTATGAGGACTTTCGGGGCTATGGTTGAAGGTTCACCTTCAATGTCTACACGTGCAGGAAAGGACATTGTTACACGCGACCCAACACATCCGGGTTCGTTGGGAACAGCTATCTCAGAGGCTATCGAACTGGCAAGAACTACACCTAACTGTAAGTACACTTTAGGTTCAGTACTCAATCACGTTGCATTGCACCAAACAATTATCGGCTTAGAGGCTGAGAAGCAAATGGAAATGGCTGGAGAATATCCTGATAAGGTCATTGCTTGCTTTGGTGGTGGTAGCAATTTTGGTGGTATTGCATTCCCATTTATGCGCCACAATATCCTTGAAGGAAAAAAAACAGAGTTTATTGCAGCAGAGCCAAACAGCTGTCCAAAACTGACACGTGGCAAGTTTGAATACGACTTCGGTGATGAAGCGGGTTACACTCCTTTGTTACCTATGTTCACGCTTGGCCATGATTTCAAACCAGCCAATATCCATGCAGGTGGCTTACGCTATCATGGTGCTGGTGTCATCGTCAGTCAATTGCTTAAAGACGGATACATGTGTGGAATGGATATACCACAGTTAGAAAGCTTTGAGGCAGGTATTCTCTTCTCCCGCACAGAAGGAATTATCCCCGCACCAGAGAGTTGTCATGCCATTGCAGCTGCTATTCGAGAAGCAAAGAAGGCAAAGGAAACAGGAAAAGAAGATGTTATCCTCTTCTGTCTGTCTGGTCATGGACTCATTGATATGACGGCTTATGACACCTATTTCAATGGTGATTTAAGAAACTATACACTCTCTGATAACGAGATAGAGAAGAACCTTGGGACTGTTCCAAAGGTATAG
- a CDS encoding sodium:solute symporter yields the protein MIIIATILAYFCILLLISRITGHKADNDAFFRANRQSPWYLVAFGMIGASISGVTFVSVPGMVLLSDMTYMQTCLGFVLGYFAVAYLLLPVYYRLKLTTIYSYLQTRLGNYSYKTGASFFLLSKMTGAAVRFYVVCMILQRFVLDAYGIPFPITVVALVALIWLYTRRGGIRTLVLTDTFQTLCMLLALILIIYKVVETLGMSLPEAAQAIANDSHSRIFVFDDWVSKQNFWKQFLSGIFIVIVMTGLDQDMMQKNLTCKTLREAQKDMCTYGFAFVPANLLFLSLGVLLMMYFNSIGQALPDMPDNLMLQAVAGGQLGTLVVILFTIGIVAACFSSADSALTALTTTYCVDICNRPKDEKLRKQAHIGVSIVFILFILIFRYVNSTSLIDAIYTIASYTYGPLLGLFAFGLCTKRAVNDRLTPYIAVASPLLCFALDTIVSRTTGYKFGYELLMLNGLITFVACYFLPARK from the coding sequence ATGATAATAATCGCTACTATTCTTGCATATTTTTGCATCTTATTGTTAATAAGTAGAATAACGGGACATAAAGCAGACAACGATGCTTTCTTTCGTGCAAACCGTCAGTCACCTTGGTATCTTGTTGCCTTCGGGATGATTGGTGCCAGTATTTCTGGCGTCACCTTTGTTAGCGTTCCGGGAATGGTACTGTTGAGCGATATGACCTATATGCAGACATGTTTAGGTTTTGTGCTGGGCTATTTTGCTGTTGCATATCTATTACTTCCTGTTTATTATCGCCTAAAGTTGACAACTATCTACTCTTATCTACAAACACGTTTAGGCAATTATAGCTATAAGACTGGTGCTTCATTTTTCCTATTGTCTAAGATGACAGGTGCGGCAGTGCGCTTCTATGTTGTTTGTATGATACTTCAACGTTTCGTCTTAGATGCCTACGGCATACCTTTCCCCATTACCGTTGTGGCTCTTGTGGCACTTATTTGGCTCTATACGCGTAGGGGAGGAATTCGTACACTGGTCTTGACAGACACCTTTCAGACCCTTTGTATGCTGCTTGCCCTCATTCTTATTATATATAAGGTGGTCGAAACATTGGGCATGTCGCTTCCAGAAGCAGCTCAAGCAATAGCCAATGACAGTCATTCTCGTATTTTTGTATTCGATGACTGGGTATCAAAACAGAACTTTTGGAAACAGTTTCTTAGCGGTATCTTTATTGTTATTGTTATGACAGGACTGGACCAAGACATGATGCAAAAGAATCTTACTTGTAAGACTTTGCGTGAAGCACAGAAGGATATGTGTACCTATGGTTTTGCCTTTGTACCTGCCAATTTACTCTTTTTGTCCTTGGGTGTACTGTTAATGATGTATTTCAATAGTATCGGGCAAGCCTTGCCTGATATGCCAGATAATCTAATGTTGCAGGCTGTTGCAGGTGGACAATTAGGTACATTGGTTGTCATTCTCTTTACAATCGGTATCGTAGCGGCGTGCTTCTCCAGTGCAGACTCTGCCTTAACAGCCTTAACAACAACTTATTGTGTAGACATTTGTAATCGTCCAAAGGATGAAAAGTTACGCAAACAGGCACATATAGGTGTGTCCATTGTGTTTATTTTGTTTATCCTTATCTTCCGTTATGTCAACTCAACGAGTCTGATAGATGCTATTTACACCATAGCTTCTTATACATACGGTCCACTCTTGGGTCTTTTTGCATTTGGCTTATGTACTAAACGTGCAGTAAATGATCGGTTGACTCCATATATAGCAGTAGCCAGTCCACTTCTTTGTTTTGCTTTAGACACAATTGTTTCGAGAACTACTGGTTACAAGTTTGGCTATGAATTATTGATGTTGAATGGGTTAATTACCTTTGTTGCATGCTACTTTCTTCCAGCAAGAAAGTAA
- a CDS encoding glutathione peroxidase has product MRTVYEFSVKDRKGKAFSLKEFSNEVLLIVNTATKCGFTPTYEELEALYEKYHAQGFEVLDFPCNQFGQQAPGTDESIHEFCKLTYGTKFPRFKKVKVNGEDADPLFKFLKEQKGFAGWDESHKLYPILDKMLSEADPNYKENPDIKWNFTKFLINKKGQVVARFEPTESIENIAKQIEELL; this is encoded by the coding sequence ATGAGAACAGTTTATGAATTCTCTGTCAAAGACAGAAAAGGTAAGGCTTTTTCACTGAAAGAGTTTTCTAATGAGGTGCTACTGATTGTAAACACAGCTACAAAATGTGGCTTCACACCAACTTATGAGGAGTTGGAGGCACTCTATGAGAAGTACCATGCACAAGGATTTGAAGTACTTGATTTCCCTTGCAACCAGTTTGGACAGCAGGCACCAGGTACAGACGAAAGTATCCATGAGTTCTGCAAACTTACATACGGCACAAAATTCCCACGCTTCAAGAAGGTAAAGGTGAATGGTGAAGACGCTGACCCACTCTTCAAGTTCCTCAAGGAGCAGAAGGGCTTTGCTGGTTGGGATGAGTCACATAAGCTCTACCCTATCCTCGACAAGATGCTTTCTGAGGCTGATCCAAACTATAAGGAGAATCCAGATATTAAGTGGAACTTCACCAAGTTCCTTATTAATAAGAAGGGACAGGTCGTTGCTCGCTTTGAACCAACAGAGAGCATTGAGAATATCGCAAAGCAGATTGAAGAATTACTGTAG
- the tnpC gene encoding IS66 family transposase, protein MKEQVTDISKVLQGMTEEMRLLRATVNQQYAEIIKLNRNINALNLQIRKKDTELINLRERLAKYEKPDKNSNNSSTPPSKERIKDEVIRRTRSLRKPSGKKPGGQKGHDGHKLSYSSIPDEIIDEIPNYCTRCGESLSDAERVLDYVTQVISIPELKPVIKEIRHYVMVCKNCGERIRTVPRRRSNNVVYDSSIKSLVVYLSVVQFLPYGRIASFLREVFGLTPSEGSLVNWVNEAKRNAQPVIDKIKGYIKSSAVVGFDESGLYCKKRLDWAWIAQTVYYTLLFRANGRGSKVLADKFGDSLERMTAVTDRHSAYFALHFLNHQVCLAHLLRELQYLSELNTKQEWSGKVTNLFREAIHERNTNPNNVIDKVSWTRRLDNLLKQNIEELGKKFITFRKGLVKCRDYIFNFLENPMIPFDNNGSERGIRKLKIKLKNSCAFRSDFGADAFLELHSIVETAKKHDKTPYNAIQALFKV, encoded by the coding sequence ATGAAAGAGCAGGTTACGGACATATCAAAAGTATTACAAGGCATGACGGAAGAGATGCGATTATTACGTGCAACTGTTAATCAGCAGTATGCCGAGATTATCAAATTGAACCGTAACATAAATGCTTTGAACCTCCAAATTCGCAAGAAAGATACGGAACTTATAAACTTACGGGAACGCTTAGCTAAGTATGAAAAACCTGACAAAAACTCTAATAACAGCAGCACTCCTCCAAGCAAGGAGCGTATAAAGGATGAGGTTATCAGAAGAACAAGAAGCCTCCGTAAGCCAAGTGGTAAGAAGCCGGGAGGACAAAAGGGGCATGATGGGCATAAGTTGTCTTACTCTTCCATACCTGACGAGATAATTGATGAGATACCCAACTATTGCACTCGTTGCGGAGAATCTTTATCAGATGCAGAACGTGTGCTTGATTATGTGACGCAGGTTATTTCCATTCCAGAGTTGAAGCCCGTAATCAAGGAAATCCGACACTATGTGATGGTATGCAAGAACTGTGGTGAACGTATTCGGACAGTACCGAGACGGCGGTCAAACAACGTGGTATATGATTCAAGCATAAAGTCCTTAGTGGTTTATCTGAGTGTCGTACAATTTCTTCCTTACGGTCGCATAGCAAGTTTTTTGCGTGAGGTATTTGGACTCACTCCAAGCGAAGGCTCACTGGTGAACTGGGTAAATGAGGCAAAGAGAAATGCGCAACCTGTGATTGATAAAATTAAAGGATATATTAAGTCATCAGCAGTTGTTGGTTTCGATGAGAGCGGCTTGTACTGTAAGAAAAGACTCGACTGGGCATGGATTGCACAAACCGTTTATTACACACTGCTTTTCCGTGCTAATGGAAGAGGGTCGAAGGTATTAGCAGACAAATTTGGCGATAGCCTGGAACGAATGACTGCCGTTACCGACCGCCATAGCGCATACTTTGCACTCCATTTCCTCAATCATCAGGTATGCCTTGCTCACTTACTGCGCGAACTGCAATATCTCTCAGAGTTGAACACTAAGCAAGAGTGGTCTGGGAAAGTAACCAATCTGTTCCGTGAAGCCATTCACGAGCGGAATACCAATCCGAACAACGTTATAGACAAGGTGTCATGGACCCGACGTTTAGACAATCTACTCAAACAGAATATAGAGGAGCTTGGTAAAAAGTTTATTACGTTCAGAAAAGGCTTGGTCAAATGCAGAGATTACATTTTCAATTTCCTCGAAAATCCGATGATACCATTTGACAATAATGGAAGTGAACGTGGAATACGCAAGCTAAAAATCAAACTGAAGAACTCCTGTGCTTTTCGTTCAGACTTCGGAGCAGACGCTTTCCTTGAACTTCATTCGATTGTAGAAACAGCTAAGAAGCACGACAAAACGCCATATAATGCGATTCAAGCCTTATTTAAGGTTTGA
- a CDS encoding transporter, producing MRRIIQFIKEWTLPVSIATGSLLYLIFVFIPALDGAANFFAPILDAALPLFMFLVLYVTFCKVDFRKLIPVGWHLWIAVSQVLMVAVVIGAILFFHVTGKSLILLEALLTCIICPCASAAAVVTQKLGGNLEEMTTYTFLSNFLCALLIPVCFPLLDAEADITFWSAFVAILYKVCLVLVVPMILAYITKHWHTLCRFYQWVISMNNLSYYLWGCSLLIVSGTTVKNIVHAEVAVSFLLLIAVLALVLCLIQFAIGRYIGHFFRSTINAGQALGQKNTAFAIWIAYTYLNPLSTVGPGCYILWQNIINSVEIWRYDHAIKRKNK from the coding sequence ATGAGGAGAATCATACAATTTATAAAGGAGTGGACACTGCCAGTGTCAATAGCTACAGGTAGCTTATTATACCTTATTTTTGTCTTTATACCAGCCTTGGATGGCGCAGCAAACTTTTTTGCTCCTATCCTTGACGCAGCTCTTCCATTGTTTATGTTCCTCGTCTTATACGTTACCTTCTGCAAGGTAGACTTCCGTAAGCTAATTCCAGTAGGTTGGCATCTTTGGATAGCAGTCTCTCAAGTGCTGATGGTTGCGGTTGTTATTGGGGCAATCTTGTTTTTCCATGTCACAGGTAAGTCGCTCATATTACTTGAAGCTCTACTCACTTGTATCATTTGTCCTTGTGCTTCAGCAGCCGCAGTGGTTACACAGAAGTTAGGTGGAAACCTTGAGGAAATGACAACTTATACCTTCCTCTCCAACTTTCTCTGTGCCTTGTTGATACCAGTTTGCTTTCCTTTGCTTGATGCTGAAGCAGATATAACTTTCTGGAGTGCCTTTGTGGCAATTCTATATAAGGTGTGTTTAGTATTGGTTGTACCGATGATTTTAGCCTATATAACGAAACATTGGCACACTTTATGTAGGTTCTATCAGTGGGTAATCAGTATGAATAACCTCAGTTATTATCTATGGGGATGTTCATTACTCATCGTTTCAGGCACAACAGTAAAGAATATTGTTCATGCTGAGGTAGCTGTTAGCTTCCTTTTGTTGATAGCAGTGTTGGCATTAGTGCTTTGCTTGATACAATTTGCCATAGGCAGATATATTGGTCATTTCTTCCGCAGTACGATTAATGCGGGACAGGCTTTAGGGCAGAAGAACACTGCTTTTGCTATCTGGATAGCCTACACTTATCTGAATCCATTGTCAACTGTGGGTCCAGGCTGCTACATCTTGTGGCAGAATATTATTAACAGCGTAGAGATATGGCGGTATGACCACGCCATTAAACGCAAAAATAAATAA
- a CDS encoding SGNH/GDSL hydrolase family protein: MRTIKCFIVLLFLFLLPPAVSAQDANGINEHDVEPAKSVEPDVMPVAAKSQTASALVEEMAMEPLPTSTTRVSQVAESRDQVVLLIGDSMADGLGSRFNDYAVKNGFKFHSIVWYGSTTRDWAIAADLQYQIERVRPTYIIISLGTNDLGYKDYSRRETAIQTILSRVGNIPYVWVGPLPWKKIKDRTIVDVIRECTGEGRFFDSSSVIASRADGIHPTRQGAALWVDKIVEWMGEPELNANPIEMEKPDFTTRFKHDEKHGMGYHGRR; the protein is encoded by the coding sequence GTGAGAACAATAAAGTGTTTTATAGTATTACTATTTCTTTTCCTCTTGCCACCTGCTGTTTCAGCACAGGATGCTAATGGAATAAACGAACATGATGTCGAACCAGCTAAGTCTGTAGAGCCAGATGTAATGCCTGTAGCTGCTAAATCTCAAACAGCTTCAGCCTTGGTAGAAGAGATGGCAATGGAACCACTGCCCACATCGACAACCCGAGTGTCACAGGTGGCAGAAAGTCGTGACCAAGTAGTACTTCTCATTGGTGACTCTATGGCTGATGGTCTTGGCTCTCGATTTAATGATTATGCCGTAAAGAACGGTTTTAAGTTTCATTCAATCGTATGGTATGGAAGCACAACACGTGACTGGGCGATTGCTGCCGACCTTCAATATCAGATTGAAAGAGTGCGTCCTACTTATATAATTATTAGCTTAGGTACCAATGACTTAGGTTATAAGGATTATAGTAGACGTGAAACAGCAATTCAAACGATTCTGAGTCGTGTTGGTAATATTCCATATGTATGGGTTGGTCCTCTCCCTTGGAAGAAGATAAAAGATAGAACAATTGTTGATGTGATACGTGAATGTACGGGTGAAGGTCGATTCTTTGACAGTAGTTCTGTCATTGCTTCTCGAGCAGATGGTATTCATCCAACACGTCAGGGTGCTGCCCTATGGGTGGATAAGATTGTAGAGTGGATGGGCGAACCAGAGCTAAATGCAAATCCAATAGAGATGGAAAAGCCCGATTTTACTACTCGTTTCAAACATGACGAGAAGCATGGTATGGGTTATCACGGTCGTCGATAG
- a CDS encoding DMT family transporter — protein sequence MTQTKSIFQRPLWVTIFALTAAIAWGWAYPLIKLGFSEFAISADMTGSKMLFAGIRFCLSGLIVLAIAGSKKRNFKVKKPIDWWYILLFCMMNTTLHYAFFYFGLSHSEGSRAAILNSLSVFSVVIFACIFFKSDRMTVKKIIGCIVGFAGILSLNLGGAESGKFTWLGDGMIILNALCGASASLLTRGLGKRVDVFVGTGYSLAIGGTLLIIPGLMMGGELPQITLLGITYLLLLIAISTLGFTLYNKLLTCNPVGKVAIYNSLIPVVGAVTSCLCLDETFYIKYMIAGALAAGGIYIINKS from the coding sequence ATGACACAAACAAAAAGTATATTTCAACGACCATTATGGGTGACTATCTTTGCCCTAACAGCTGCAATTGCATGGGGCTGGGCATATCCCTTGATTAAATTAGGTTTCTCAGAATTTGCCATCTCAGCAGATATGACAGGCTCTAAAATGCTTTTCGCAGGTATTCGTTTCTGTCTTTCGGGACTAATAGTATTGGCGATTGCAGGTAGCAAAAAGCGTAACTTCAAAGTGAAAAAACCTATAGATTGGTGGTATATCCTTCTATTCTGTATGATGAATACCACCTTACATTATGCCTTCTTCTACTTTGGATTATCACATAGTGAAGGTTCACGAGCCGCCATACTCAACTCGCTTAGCGTCTTTTCTGTCGTTATCTTCGCTTGTATCTTCTTCAAGAGCGACCGTATGACAGTCAAGAAGATTATAGGATGTATTGTTGGTTTTGCTGGTATTCTATCACTCAACTTGGGTGGAGCTGAGAGTGGAAAGTTCACTTGGTTAGGTGACGGAATGATTATCCTCAATGCCCTTTGTGGTGCATCAGCATCACTGCTTACACGTGGATTGGGCAAACGTGTAGATGTATTTGTTGGTACAGGCTACAGCTTAGCAATAGGTGGTACATTATTGATTATCCCTGGACTAATGATGGGTGGTGAACTTCCACAGATTACCCTTTTAGGTATTACTTACCTACTCTTGCTCATCGCTATCAGTACATTAGGTTTCACGCTCTATAACAAACTGCTCACTTGCAATCCTGTTGGTAAGGTAGCTATCTATAACTCATTGATTCCAGTTGTCGGTGCAGTTACCTCATGCCTATGCCTTGACGAAACATTCTATATCAAATATATGATAGCTGGTGCATTAGCTGCAGGGGGTATATACATTATTAATAAGAGTTAG
- a CDS encoding peptidylprolyl isomerase, whose translation MKKLIYSFLLALFVANVHAQSLTDTLRHEVLLETDSGNIRIQLYNETPRHRDNFLKLVRSGAYNGVLFHRVVKDFMIQTGDMGSKTAKPGQALGDTPETYSLPAEIDYPKLLHRRGAVAAAREGDDVNPKRESSASQFYIVWGIKFSDGQLDWAQKRLNEHTDSTVQMTPEVRQMYKEVGGSPHLDGQYTVFGQVLDGLDVVERIQRQPVDANDRPLVDVRIRKATVLK comes from the coding sequence ATGAAGAAGTTAATATATTCCTTTTTATTGGCTTTGTTCGTAGCTAATGTTCATGCACAGTCTTTAACTGACACATTACGCCATGAAGTATTATTAGAAACAGATAGTGGAAACATTCGTATTCAACTTTACAATGAGACACCACGTCATCGTGATAACTTCTTAAAGTTGGTGCGAAGTGGTGCCTATAATGGGGTGTTGTTCCACCGTGTTGTTAAAGATTTTATGATTCAAACAGGTGATATGGGCTCAAAGACAGCAAAGCCAGGACAGGCTTTAGGCGATACGCCAGAGACTTACTCGCTCCCTGCAGAGATAGATTATCCGAAGCTGTTACACCGTCGTGGAGCTGTTGCTGCAGCTCGTGAGGGCGATGATGTCAATCCAAAACGAGAGTCATCAGCCTCACAATTCTATATTGTATGGGGTATAAAGTTCTCTGATGGTCAGCTGGACTGGGCACAGAAGCGCCTTAACGAACATACAGACAGTACAGTGCAGATGACACCAGAGGTACGTCAAATGTACAAAGAAGTGGGTGGCTCGCCTCATTTGGACGGACAGTATACTGTCTTTGGACAGGTGTTAGATGGATTGGATGTTGTTGAACGCATACAACGCCAGCCTGTTGATGCCAACGATCGTCCATTAGTTGATGTCCGTATTCGTAAAGCAACCGTATTGAAATAA